In a genomic window of Comamonadaceae bacterium OTU4NAUVB1:
- a CDS encoding amino acid ABC transporter permease — MSATASPAELVTADGDGTPTGPPGATPPPAESRRRRWGRELFGSPWRALSSVALLALIAWAAVHALDWAVLRAVFRPDADACRAPGQGACWGVVAEKWRPLLFGRYPYEAQWRPAVAVVVLSAVTMLSAWPRVWRWWLAPLWAGALALFVGLMFGGVAGLEPVATNRWGGLPLTIGLAVVSLAAAFPLALLLALGRRSRWPAARALCATYIELVRGVPLISVLFMASFLLPLLWPAGWQPDVLVRVLAGLALFVAAYMAEIVRGGLQAVPRGQVDAAMALGFGRWPVQRDIVLPQALRLVVPALTNTVVGTLKDTSLVTVVGLFELTGALGLALGGDPTWRPFYLEGYLFIAAVYWAMCFGLSRYSAWLERRLAAG; from the coding sequence ATGAGCGCCACGGCGTCGCCGGCCGAACTGGTCACCGCCGATGGCGACGGCACGCCGACCGGTCCGCCCGGCGCCACGCCGCCGCCGGCCGAATCCCGGCGCCGGCGCTGGGGCCGGGAACTGTTCGGCTCGCCCTGGCGCGCGCTCTCCAGCGTCGCGCTGCTGGCGCTGATCGCCTGGGCGGCCGTGCATGCGCTCGACTGGGCGGTGCTGCGCGCCGTCTTCCGCCCCGACGCCGACGCCTGCCGGGCGCCGGGGCAGGGGGCGTGCTGGGGCGTGGTGGCCGAGAAGTGGCGGCCGCTGCTGTTCGGGCGCTATCCGTACGAGGCGCAGTGGCGCCCGGCGGTGGCGGTGGTGGTGCTGTCGGCCGTGACGATGCTCAGCGCCTGGCCGCGCGTGTGGCGCTGGTGGCTGGCGCCGCTGTGGGCGGGCGCGCTGGCGCTGTTCGTGGGCCTGATGTTCGGCGGCGTGGCGGGCCTCGAACCGGTCGCGACCAACCGCTGGGGCGGCCTGCCGCTGACCATCGGGCTGGCGGTGGTGTCCCTGGCGGCGGCGTTTCCGCTGGCGCTGCTGCTGGCGCTCGGACGCCGCTCGCGCTGGCCGGCGGCGCGCGCGCTCTGCGCCACCTACATCGAGCTGGTGCGCGGCGTGCCATTGATCTCGGTGCTGTTCATGGCGTCGTTCCTGCTGCCGCTGCTGTGGCCGGCGGGCTGGCAACCCGACGTGCTGGTGCGCGTGCTGGCCGGCCTGGCGCTGTTCGTGGCCGCCTACATGGCCGAGATCGTGCGCGGCGGCCTGCAGGCGGTGCCGCGCGGGCAGGTCGACGCCGCGATGGCGCTGGGTTTCGGCCGCTGGCCGGTGCAACGCGACATCGTGCTGCCGCAGGCGCTGCGCCTGGTGGTGCCGGCGCTGACCAACACCGTGGTCGGCACGCTCAAGGACACCTCGCTGGTGACGGTGGTGGGCCTGTTCGAGCTGACCGGCGCGCTGGGCCTGGCGCTGGGCGGCGACCCGACCTGGCGGCCGTTCTACCTGGAGGGCTACCTGTTCATCGCGGCGGTGTACTGGGCGATGTGCTTCGGACTGTCGCGCTACAGCGCCTGGCTGGAGCGGCGGCTCGCGGCGGGTTGA
- a CDS encoding [protein-PII] uridylyltransferase: MIEVATVEAATLRETYRARKLALFDTLRLSRAPTRAVHAVLRQLAALADETLVMLWERAGFGGVPALVAVGGFGRGELFPFSDVDVLVLLPESHAECVDPACVEAFIGQCWDAGLEIGSSVRTLGECLAEAAKDVTVQTALIESRLITGDKKLYAAFRKQFFADLDPRAFFAAKSQEMRHRHHKHDDTPYALEPNCKESPGGLRDLQTILWVTKAAGYGNRWEDLAKNGLATPFEVRQIKRNEALLSLIRARLHVTANRREDRLVFDLQTAVAATFGYVGESQRKASEALMRRYYWAAKAVTQLNQILLLNIGERLHPLQEEPRRINERFFEKAGMIEVASDDLYLKEPQAILETFLLFQKTAGVKGLSARTLRALYNARPVMDSRFRNDHVNHVTFMRMLVEPRGITHAFRLLNQTSVLGRYLRVFRSIVGQMQHDLFHVYTVDQHILMVLRNIRRFFIAEHAHEYPFCSQLAAGWDKPWVLYVAALFHDIAKGRGGDHSTLGARDVARFCRQHGIEREDSRLIEFLVSEHLTMSTVAQKRDLSDPEVIAAFARHVGSERYLTALYLLTIADIRGTSPRVWNAWKGKLLEDLYRATSRVLGGHMPDPDAEVEARKREALVELALRAVPSGSHKALWETLDVGYFMRHDASEIAWHTKQLARHVRLRAAPLDPTAPPIVRARLSPIGEGLQVVVYTPDQQDLFARICGYFEQSSFSILDAKVHTTSTGCALDTFQVVTTFVPDHYRDLISMVENGLAKTLAEAGPLPAPGKGRVSRRVRSFPIQPRISLTPDDKAQRWLLNISASDRAGLLYSVARVLAQHQLHLQFAKVTTLGERVEDTFLVSGPQLQGQRAQLAIERELMDVLAA, encoded by the coding sequence CCCTTCTCCGACGTCGACGTGCTGGTGCTGCTGCCCGAGTCGCACGCCGAGTGCGTCGACCCGGCGTGCGTGGAGGCGTTCATCGGCCAGTGCTGGGACGCGGGACTGGAGATCGGCTCGAGCGTGCGCACCCTCGGCGAATGCCTGGCCGAGGCCGCCAAGGACGTGACGGTGCAGACCGCGCTGATCGAATCGCGCCTGATCACGGGCGACAAGAAGCTCTACGCGGCGTTCCGCAAGCAGTTCTTCGCCGACCTCGACCCGCGCGCGTTCTTCGCGGCCAAGTCGCAGGAGATGCGCCACCGCCACCACAAGCACGACGACACGCCCTACGCGCTGGAGCCCAACTGCAAGGAATCCCCCGGCGGCCTGCGCGACCTGCAGACCATCCTGTGGGTGACCAAGGCGGCGGGCTACGGCAACCGCTGGGAGGACCTGGCCAAGAACGGCCTGGCCACGCCCTTCGAGGTGCGCCAGATCAAGCGCAACGAGGCGCTGCTCAGCCTGATCCGCGCCAGGCTCCACGTGACGGCCAACCGCCGCGAGGACCGCCTGGTCTTCGACCTGCAGACCGCCGTCGCCGCCACCTTCGGCTACGTCGGCGAATCGCAGCGCAAGGCGAGCGAGGCGCTGATGCGGCGCTACTACTGGGCCGCCAAGGCCGTGACGCAGCTCAACCAGATCCTGCTGCTGAACATCGGCGAGCGACTGCACCCGCTGCAGGAGGAGCCCCGGCGCATCAACGAACGCTTCTTCGAGAAGGCCGGGATGATCGAGGTCGCGAGCGACGACCTCTATCTGAAGGAACCCCAGGCGATCCTGGAGACCTTCCTGCTGTTCCAGAAGACCGCCGGCGTCAAGGGCCTGTCGGCGCGCACGCTGCGCGCGCTCTACAACGCGCGGCCCGTGATGGACAGCCGGTTCCGCAACGACCACGTCAACCACGTCACCTTCATGCGCATGCTGGTGGAGCCGCGCGGCATCACGCACGCCTTCCGGCTGCTCAACCAGACCTCGGTGCTGGGGCGCTACCTGCGCGTCTTCCGCAGCATCGTCGGGCAGATGCAGCACGACCTGTTCCACGTCTACACGGTCGACCAGCACATCCTGATGGTGCTGCGCAACATCCGGCGCTTCTTCATCGCCGAGCACGCGCACGAGTACCCGTTCTGCTCGCAGCTGGCCGCCGGCTGGGACAAGCCCTGGGTGCTCTACGTGGCCGCGCTGTTCCACGACATCGCCAAGGGGCGCGGCGGCGACCATTCGACACTGGGCGCGCGCGACGTCGCGCGCTTCTGCCGCCAGCACGGCATCGAGCGCGAGGACTCGCGCCTCATCGAGTTCCTGGTCTCCGAGCACCTGACGATGAGCACCGTGGCGCAGAAGCGCGACCTGAGCGATCCCGAGGTCATCGCCGCCTTCGCCAGGCACGTGGGCAGCGAGCGCTACCTCACGGCGCTCTACCTGCTCACGATCGCCGACATCCGCGGGACCTCGCCGCGCGTGTGGAACGCCTGGAAGGGCAAGCTGCTCGAGGACCTCTACCGCGCCACCTCGCGCGTGCTCGGCGGCCACATGCCCGACCCGGACGCCGAGGTCGAGGCGCGCAAGCGCGAGGCCCTGGTGGAGCTGGCGCTGCGCGCGGTGCCTTCGGGGTCGCACAAGGCGCTGTGGGAAACGCTGGACGTGGGCTATTTCATGCGCCACGACGCCTCCGAGATCGCCTGGCACACCAAGCAGCTCGCGCGCCACGTGCGGCTGCGGGCCGCGCCGCTCGATCCCACGGCGCCGCCGATCGTGCGGGCGCGGCTCTCGCCCATCGGCGAAGGCCTGCAGGTGGTGGTCTACACGCCCGACCAGCAGGACCTGTTCGCGCGCATCTGCGGCTACTTCGAGCAGTCGTCGTTCAGCATCCTCGACGCCAAGGTCCACACCACCAGCACCGGCTGCGCGCTCGACACCTTCCAGGTCGTGACCACCTTCGTGCCCGACCACTACCGCGATCTCATCAGCATGGTGGAGAACGGCCTGGCCAAGACGCTGGCCGAGGCCGGTCCGCTGCCCGCTCCCGGCAAGGGCCGCGTGTCGCGCCGCGTGCGCAGCTTCCCGATCCAGCCGCGCATCAGCCTCACGCCCGACGACAAGGCCCAACGCTGGCTGCTCAACATCTCGGCGAGCGACCGCGCCGGCCTGCTCTACTCGGTGGCGCGCGTGCTGGCGCAGCACCAGCTGCACCTGCAGTTCGCCAAGGTGACGACCCTGGGGGAGCGGGTGGAGGACACCTTCCTCGTCAGCGGACCGCAGCTGCAGGGCCAGCGGGCACAACTGGCGATCGAGCGCGAGCTGATGGACGTGCTGGCGGCCTGA